Proteins encoded within one genomic window of Granulicella pectinivorans:
- a CDS encoding (Fe-S)-binding protein: MSELVQVGLPGASNFDAHHPPEKALIDDCVHCGFCLPACPTYVLWGEEMDSPRGRIYMMNKVAQGEATLDHIFQRHMDNCLGCMACMTACPSGVQYGKLIEDTRAQVERNIPRSSADSLFRRMLFATFPYATRLRVLALPMLVYQRSGLQSLVRKSGVLQRLPERMAAMEALLPRVPATLLRRMPARVSADRPRRRVGMLSGCVQQVFFSHVNQATARVLAAEGCEVVIPQDQACCGALMVHSGLEKDAAAMARQLIAAFEHAEVDTIVVNAAGCGSTMKDYGHMLRDDPAWAARAAAFSARCRDISEILAELPPQAPRHALPMHVAYHDACHLRHAQSIYQQPRDVLAAIPGLEVATVAEADLCCGSAGVYNLLHPEAANILGDRKVKNLLATNASVVVSANPGCLLQLMSGLRRQGKQTMPTFHMVELLDASIRNLSPEELLRRSR; the protein is encoded by the coding sequence ATGAGTGAGCTCGTTCAGGTTGGCCTGCCCGGCGCATCCAATTTTGACGCCCATCATCCGCCAGAGAAGGCGCTGATCGACGATTGCGTCCACTGCGGATTCTGCCTTCCTGCGTGCCCGACGTACGTGCTATGGGGTGAGGAGATGGATTCGCCACGCGGTCGCATCTACATGATGAACAAGGTTGCGCAGGGCGAAGCCACGCTGGACCATATCTTCCAGCGGCACATGGATAACTGCCTCGGCTGCATGGCGTGCATGACGGCCTGTCCATCGGGCGTCCAGTACGGCAAACTGATCGAAGATACCCGCGCACAGGTAGAGCGAAACATTCCGCGTTCGAGTGCCGATAGTCTATTCCGTAGGATGCTCTTCGCGACCTTCCCCTATGCAACGCGCCTGAGGGTCCTCGCATTGCCCATGCTCGTGTATCAGCGCTCCGGGTTGCAGAGCCTTGTCCGAAAGTCCGGTGTCCTGCAGCGTCTGCCTGAGCGCATGGCAGCGATGGAGGCGCTCCTGCCCCGTGTGCCGGCCACACTCTTGCGAAGGATGCCCGCAAGAGTCTCTGCGGATCGACCGCGGAGACGTGTGGGGATGCTCTCCGGCTGTGTCCAGCAGGTGTTCTTCTCGCATGTCAACCAGGCGACTGCCCGCGTGCTGGCAGCGGAGGGATGCGAGGTGGTCATCCCGCAGGATCAGGCATGTTGCGGTGCGTTGATGGTCCACTCCGGGCTGGAGAAAGACGCCGCCGCGATGGCACGGCAGTTGATCGCGGCCTTCGAGCATGCCGAGGTCGACACCATCGTCGTCAACGCGGCGGGCTGTGGCTCGACCATGAAGGACTATGGCCACATGTTGCGCGACGACCCCGCGTGGGCAGCGCGAGCCGCTGCGTTCAGTGCGAGGTGCCGTGACATCTCGGAAATACTTGCCGAACTCCCACCCCAGGCTCCCCGGCACGCGCTGCCCATGCACGTCGCGTATCACGATGCGTGTCATCTGCGGCATGCGCAGTCCATCTATCAACAGCCGCGCGATGTACTCGCCGCCATTCCCGGCCTCGAAGTGGCGACCGTTGCGGAGGCCGACCTCTGTTGCGGCTCGGCAGGCGTATACAACCTGTTGCACCCGGAGGCGGCGAACATACTGGGTGACCGAAAGGTAAAGAATCTACTGGCCACCAACGCGAGCGTGGTGGTCTCCGCGAATCCCGGTTGCCTCCTGCAACTGATGAGCGGGCTGCGGCGACAGGGAAAGCAGACGATGCCCACGTTCCACATGGTGGAGCTGCTCGATGCCTCGATCCGGAATCTTTCTCCCGAAGAGCTGCTGAGAAGGTCACGCTAG